From the Misgurnus anguillicaudatus chromosome 17, ASM2758022v2, whole genome shotgun sequence genome, one window contains:
- the LOC129452035 gene encoding E3 ubiquitin-protein ligase TRIM63 isoform X2, translating into MPVSVMMAEPDEKLLLQFETQELEAPGGIATPQVYSQLLVLYLLHSDMNNARYLWKRIPQAIKTANPELAAIWAVGQRIWQRDFPGIYNAIAAYQWSESILPVMEALRADMDIQRTASLLGSSGSMESLEKQLSCPICLDMFTKPVVILPCQHNLCRGCASDLYDSRNPYRFSGGVFRCPTCRFEVVLDRHGVHGLQRNLLVENIIDIYKQQQEGLGGGGGGGGTPETSIKPKKSTELMCQEHEDEKINIYCVTHQVPTCSMCKVFGQHKDCEVSPLASVYQAQKGELSNAIDALVAGNGRLQALLNQMEEASTAVQDNAQRAKQKLGERFDSLYAALEERKNALLERISKEQDEKVAALRALASRYGDRLQAATELTDTAVRALEQSGAAEFLQASKNLITQTKDAAKSSLSEERPEPGFERMDHFTLDTEHVETLLSKMDFGGDNDDEEYEDAEDEEEEE; encoded by the exons ATGCCTGTGTCTGTCATGATGGCTGAACCTGATGAAAAACTGTTGTTGCAGTTTGAAACTCAAGAGCTGGAG GCTCCTGGTGGTATTGCAACGCCTCAAGTGTATTCACAGCTACTGGTCCTATATCTCCTACACAGTGATAT GAACAATGCCAGATATCTTTGGAAACGGATACCACAAGCAATTAAAACA GCAAACCCAGAGTTGGCAGCTATATGGGCTGTAGGACAACGGATATGGCAACGGGACTTTCCAGGGATCTACAATGCAATTGCTGCTTACCAGTGGTCTGAAAGCATCTTACCTGTGATGGAAGCTTTAAGAG CTGACATGGACATACAGCGAACTGCCTCCTTGTTGGGGTCTTCTGGCTCCATGGAGAGCCTCGAGAAACAGCTGAGCTGCCCGATCTGTCTCGACATGTTCACCAAACCAGTGGTGATCTTACCCTGTCAGCATAACCTATGTCGAGGATGTGCTAGTGATCTTTACGACTCAAGAAATCCTTACCGTTTCTCTGGTGGTGTCTTCAGGTGCCCCACTTGCCGTTTTGAAGTGGTTCTCGATCGCCACGGTGTACATGGACTTCAAAGAAATCTTCTAGTGGAGAACATAATTGACATATACAAGCAGCAGCAAGAAGGTCtaggtggtggtggtggtggtggtggcacCCCGGAAACATCTATAAAACCTAAGAAGTCCACAGAGCTGATGTGCCAAGAGCACGAGGATGAGAAGATCAACATCTACTGCGTGACCCACCAAGTTCCAACCTGCTCTATGTGTAAGGTTTTCGGCCAACATAAAGACTGTGAGGTGTCGCCGCTTGCTAGTGTCTACCAGGCTCAAAAAGGCGAGCTGAGTAATGCCATTGATGCTCTTGTGGCTGGAAACGGTCGCCTTCAGGCATTACTCAACCAGATGGAGGAGGCCAGTACGGCTGTTCAGGATAACGCTCAACGAGCTAAGCAAAAGCTGGGCGAACGCTTCGATTCACTGTACGCCGCCTTGGAAGAGCGCAAAAACGCACTTTTGGAACGAATTAGTAAAGAGCAAGATGAGAAGGTGGCCGCTCTCAGGGCTTTGGCTAGCCGTTATGGGGATCGTCTTCAGGCAGCCACAGAGTTAACAGACACGGCGGTTCGCGCCCTGGAACAAAGCGGAGCTGCAGAATTCCTGCAGGCCTCGAAGAACCTGATTACCCAAACGAAAGATGCAGCAAAGAGTTCGCTGTCCGAAGAAAGACCTGAGCCAGGATTCGAAAGAATGGACCATTTTACTTTGGATACGGAACATGTGGAGACTTTGTTGTCTAAGATGGACTTTGGAGGAGATAATGATGATGAGGAATATGAAGACGCAgaagatgaggaggaagaggagtGA